From Prosthecobacter sp., the proteins below share one genomic window:
- a CDS encoding right-handed parallel beta-helix repeat-containing protein, which produces MRPLPVVSTRPLPAGSLKFVDAVKGNDEHDGSETKPWRTLGLAVTKLAPGDTLVLRGGIYREHVTVRCAGTHEKPITIRSHPGELVILDGGLSDFFEAPETAWEPFAEGAPGEFRSTKTYENAGIASTDDQMETTLLGSFADSMVPLQGCHAMGDLRSTNMFWTLGGGDKVSREKFIYCGPSICYDVKTQRIHARFAHTTLQGLGADNYRGETDPRRLKLVIATLNAGPVLTLREARYVRVQDIVVRGARMATVDVEDCAGIAFESMTAYGGAAAIRVQGTKRLRMSNCALRGIAAPWTFRSSLKYRSIEARIFSASSWTPSGGDNEDFEIANCEFTDCVDGVFIGNVRDVNFHHNLVANVSDDGLFLTCGTAPDGTTHGGNVHLWQNRFERCLTVFAFGVGHGRQKMLPTGSQTGAGVWAHNNVFDLRQWVPYFQPHSAEEPQDFTFTGRMCGDHGSPAWEPLFFYHNTILAGNEPFRGVYLDGLGRGIASGSPRRLLNNIVVQAKGVPGTVLQENKPDFIGDGNLHWSAAKDSAVNAEEFLRKLRGARTAQELQAATHDLYADPLFDADSRLQPQSPAIGVAVAIPTEWPAPLSSKDLGALPAGVEAWQIGVKTGDHSSLPLPQIEMKPTTGKPVAVVEGYPAFDAPLVRYALRKQGRKAEVIERAWLDTTRLPEFSMVVYAGSLARAKSPVTKFSAEDLPRVRAFLEQGGTLVLLRATNEMFASDHGKSFLNELCGETPKLAAAPSQLLLPQHPWVKHLDSSSHPWLSAKNAVPLRAVKGERILGTPEGLTTFCRIAVGKGSLIYIGWEIAESIPHGRLKATVEMERIYEEQYRVLEKVLSADVP; this is translated from the coding sequence ATGCGCCCCCTGCCGGTTGTTTCAACACGACCTTTGCCCGCTGGTTCGCTCAAGTTTGTCGATGCAGTAAAGGGAAACGATGAGCACGATGGTTCTGAGACAAAGCCGTGGCGCACGCTGGGCCTCGCGGTGACGAAACTGGCTCCGGGCGACACGCTGGTGCTGCGTGGCGGGATTTATCGAGAGCATGTGACCGTGCGCTGTGCCGGGACACATGAGAAGCCGATCACGATTCGCTCACATCCGGGTGAGTTGGTGATTTTGGATGGTGGCCTCTCGGATTTCTTCGAGGCACCGGAGACGGCGTGGGAACCGTTCGCAGAAGGTGCGCCGGGGGAGTTTCGCTCGACGAAGACGTATGAGAACGCGGGCATCGCGAGCACGGACGACCAGATGGAGACGACATTGCTGGGCAGTTTCGCGGATTCGATGGTGCCGCTGCAAGGCTGCCATGCGATGGGAGATCTGCGCAGCACAAACATGTTCTGGACGCTCGGCGGCGGTGACAAGGTGAGCAGGGAGAAGTTCATCTACTGCGGCCCGAGCATCTGCTACGATGTAAAGACGCAACGCATTCATGCCCGCTTTGCCCACACGACGCTGCAAGGCCTCGGCGCGGACAATTATCGCGGTGAAACCGATCCGCGCAGACTGAAGCTCGTCATCGCGACGCTGAACGCAGGTCCGGTGCTGACGCTGCGTGAGGCGCGGTATGTGCGCGTGCAGGACATCGTGGTGCGCGGCGCGCGCATGGCCACGGTGGATGTGGAGGACTGCGCGGGCATCGCGTTTGAGAGTATGACGGCCTACGGCGGCGCGGCGGCAATTCGCGTGCAGGGAACGAAAAGGCTGCGCATGTCGAATTGCGCGCTGCGAGGCATTGCGGCACCGTGGACGTTCCGCAGCAGCCTGAAATATCGCTCCATCGAGGCGCGCATCTTTTCGGCGAGCAGTTGGACGCCGAGTGGCGGTGACAACGAAGATTTCGAGATCGCGAACTGCGAGTTCACCGACTGCGTGGACGGTGTGTTCATCGGCAATGTGCGCGACGTGAATTTTCATCACAACCTCGTCGCCAACGTCAGTGATGACGGCCTGTTTCTCACCTGCGGCACCGCGCCGGATGGCACGACGCACGGCGGCAACGTGCATCTGTGGCAGAACCGTTTTGAGCGCTGCCTCACGGTGTTTGCCTTCGGCGTCGGGCATGGACGGCAAAAGATGCTGCCCACCGGCAGCCAGACCGGCGCGGGCGTGTGGGCGCACAACAACGTCTTCGATCTGCGGCAGTGGGTGCCGTATTTCCAGCCGCACAGCGCGGAAGAGCCGCAGGATTTCACCTTCACCGGACGCATGTGCGGGGATCACGGCAGCCCGGCATGGGAACCGCTGTTCTTTTATCACAACACGATCCTGGCGGGCAATGAGCCGTTTCGCGGCGTGTATCTGGATGGACTCGGACGTGGCATCGCGAGCGGTTCGCCGCGTCGATTGCTCAACAACATCGTCGTGCAGGCCAAGGGTGTGCCTGGCACGGTGTTGCAGGAGAACAAGCCGGATTTCATCGGCGATGGCAATCTCCACTGGAGCGCCGCCAAGGACAGCGCGGTGAATGCGGAGGAGTTTCTGCGTAAGCTGCGCGGCGCGCGGACCGCGCAGGAGCTTCAAGCGGCCACGCATGATCTTTATGCAGATCCATTGTTCGATGCCGACTCGCGTTTGCAGCCGCAAAGTCCGGCGATTGGCGTGGCTGTCGCGATTCCAACGGAGTGGCCCGCGCCGCTGTCTTCGAAAGACCTCGGTGCTCTGCCCGCTGGAGTCGAAGCGTGGCAAATCGGCGTCAAAACCGGTGATCATTCGAGCCTGCCGCTGCCACAGATCGAGATGAAGCCCACGACCGGCAAACCGGTCGCCGTCGTTGAAGGCTATCCGGCGTTTGATGCACCGCTGGTGCGCTACGCATTGCGCAAACAAGGGCGAAAGGCCGAAGTCATCGAGCGTGCATGGTTGGACACAACGCGCTTGCCGGAGTTCTCGATGGTGGTGTATGCCGGAAGCCTAGCGCGTGCGAAATCACCGGTGACGAAATTCAGCGCGGAGGATTTGCCGCGTGTACGTGCTTTCCTGGAGCAAGGTGGCACGCTGGTGCTGCTGCGTGCAACCAATGAGATGTTTGCCAGCGATCACGGCAAATCGTTTCTGAACGAGCTGTGCGGCGAAACGCCCAAACTCGCCGCCGCACCGTCACAACTGCTGCTCCCGCAACATCCGTGGGTGAAGCATCTCGATTCCTCGTCTCATCCATGGCTCTCCGCAAAAAATGCTGTGCCATTACGAGCCGTGAAGGGCGAGCGCATCCTCGGCACGCCGGAAGGGCTGACGACGTTCTGCCGCATCGCCGTTGGCAAGGGATCTCTCATTTACATCGGCTGGGAGATCGCCGAATCCATCCCGCATGGCCGACTCAAAGCGACGGTGGAAATGGAACGCATTTACGAAGAGCAGTATCGTGTGCTGGAGAAGGTGCTGAGCGCAGATGTGCCATGA
- the tkt gene encoding transketolase, translated as MNKPILAQAANEARGLAMDAVHKCSSGHLGLPLGAAEIGAVLFGHALQCDPAAPKWLNRDRFILSAGHGSMFLYSWLHLSGYDLPMKELENFRALHSRTPGHPESFETVGVECTTGPLGQGVANAVGFAMSGKMAAAKYNTADHKLFDSHVFVLAGDGCLQEGVAREAVAFAAHNGLDNLILIFDSNDVTLDAMAKVTQSEDTHKVYEAIGWDAITIDGHDMDAVLAAIDRAKISDNGKPKIIIAKTEIGRGIVEVAGTAKAHGEGGAKFVDAAKKSLGLPDGAHFYVSDAVSTYFNELKTKRAEARAAWQKRFEAWGAANPALKAQLNDAINHKYSSEELLKLVPEYPAEGKAATRNSGGDILNHIAKAIPHMVTGSADLFGSTKNYLKDGGDFSKNNPTGRNIWFGIREHAMAGIVNGIKYDGLFRASSATFLVFADYCRPSIRLAALAGLPATYIFTHDSVGVGEDGPTHQPVETVSSLRLIPNLDVIRPGDAEECAGAFAAAFSRNDGPTLLALSRQDLPHQGHVSAATRREGTLKGAYVLVKETAPLEAIVIATGSEVQWAVEGAKGKPGVRVVSMPCMERFDRQDAAYRESVLPAACTKRIAIEAGVSALWWKYVGTQGQIIGIDRFGISAPGNTVFKELGITAEAVAKALA; from the coding sequence ATGAACAAACCCATCCTCGCCCAAGCCGCCAACGAAGCCCGTGGTCTCGCCATGGACGCCGTACACAAGTGCTCCTCCGGCCACCTCGGCCTGCCGCTGGGTGCGGCGGAGATCGGCGCCGTCCTCTTCGGCCACGCCCTCCAGTGCGACCCCGCCGCGCCGAAATGGCTGAACCGCGACCGTTTCATCCTCAGCGCCGGCCACGGCTCGATGTTCCTCTATTCGTGGCTGCATCTGTCAGGTTACGACCTGCCGATGAAGGAGTTGGAAAACTTCCGTGCGCTGCACAGCCGCACGCCGGGCCACCCGGAATCCTTTGAGACGGTGGGTGTCGAATGCACCACCGGCCCGCTCGGCCAGGGCGTGGCAAACGCGGTCGGCTTCGCGATGAGCGGCAAGATGGCCGCGGCTAAGTACAACACGGCGGACCACAAGCTATTCGACAGCCACGTCTTCGTGCTCGCTGGCGACGGCTGCCTGCAGGAAGGCGTGGCGCGCGAGGCGGTCGCCTTTGCCGCCCACAACGGCCTCGACAACCTGATCCTCATTTTCGACTCCAACGACGTGACGCTCGACGCCATGGCAAAGGTCACGCAGAGCGAGGACACGCATAAGGTTTACGAGGCGATCGGCTGGGACGCCATCACCATCGACGGCCATGACATGGATGCCGTGCTCGCCGCCATCGACCGCGCCAAGATCAGCGACAACGGCAAGCCAAAGATCATCATCGCCAAGACCGAAATCGGCCGTGGCATCGTCGAAGTGGCCGGCACCGCCAAGGCGCACGGCGAAGGCGGCGCAAAATTCGTCGATGCCGCCAAGAAGAGCCTCGGCCTGCCGGACGGCGCTCATTTCTACGTCAGCGACGCGGTCAGCACTTACTTCAACGAGCTCAAGACCAAGCGCGCCGAAGCCCGTGCCGCCTGGCAGAAGCGTTTCGAAGCCTGGGGTGCGGCCAATCCCGCGCTCAAGGCCCAGCTCAATGACGCCATCAATCACAAGTACTCGTCCGAAGAGCTGCTCAAGCTCGTCCCCGAGTATCCCGCCGAAGGCAAGGCCGCCACGCGCAACAGCGGCGGAGACATCCTCAATCACATCGCCAAAGCCATCCCGCACATGGTCACCGGCAGCGCCGATCTCTTCGGCTCCACGAAGAACTATCTCAAGGACGGCGGAGATTTCTCCAAGAACAACCCGACCGGCCGCAACATCTGGTTCGGTATCCGCGAGCACGCCATGGCTGGCATCGTGAACGGCATCAAATACGACGGCCTGTTCCGCGCCAGCAGCGCCACTTTCCTCGTCTTCGCCGACTACTGCCGCCCCAGCATCCGCCTCGCCGCGCTCGCCGGCCTGCCCGCCACCTACATCTTCACGCATGACTCCGTCGGTGTGGGTGAAGATGGCCCGACGCATCAGCCGGTCGAAACCGTCAGCTCGCTGCGCCTCATCCCGAATCTCGATGTCATCCGTCCTGGCGATGCCGAAGAATGCGCGGGTGCCTTTGCCGCCGCCTTCAGCCGCAACGACGGCCCCACGCTGCTCGCCCTCAGCCGTCAGGATTTGCCGCATCAAGGCCACGTCAGCGCCGCCACACGTCGTGAAGGCACGCTCAAAGGTGCTTACGTCCTTGTGAAGGAAACCGCGCCGCTCGAAGCCATCGTCATCGCCACCGGCTCCGAAGTTCAGTGGGCCGTCGAAGGCGCGAAAGGCAAGCCCGGCGTCCGCGTCGTCAGCATGCCATGCATGGAGCGTTTCGACCGCCAGGACGCCGCGTATCGCGAAAGCGTGCTGCCCGCCGCCTGCACGAAGCGCATCGCCATCGAAGCCGGTGTCTCCGCCCTCTGGTGGAAATACGTCGGCACGCAGGGCCAGATCATCGGCATTGACCGCTTCGGCATCAGCGCCCCCGGCAACACCGTCTTCAAAGAACTCGGCATCACCGCTGAAGCCGTCGCGAAGGCGCTGGCCTGA
- a CDS encoding adenylate/guanylate cyclase domain-containing protein, producing MKGLLLLKARAILGGFIGTIFAALAWCGALDSLEDLTVDYRLRLRKPQVVSDDVRLVGIGDRDVGSQLGRWPFPRAVHGDVLSILNAAGAKHTTFDVLFTEPSADAEQDARLQAAIEKQTNVTLAYHFEAAEPDWHAPKAENRAHFITDASRFGLRVNELHLVRGHMPVAPFAKLPVSYGAVNAVPDADGVIRRVPLFFAHDGRLYPSLAMQTVIAALGLRADQINIVPGKEVTLVDTPRGTLRIPIDVQCQYRVNFLGELGVFMPAFEYLDLYQAVQSQELGAQVEAAVKDRIVLVGLVSTGNTDVVSSSIGRVPGVAVQATVVSNILTGSHLHFLPRWQQALLIILAGALLGLGMWPARSWLGIVIFLVMTAVWSGVAVLAASANFILPVVPAWMTFGTATLALLGLEAAAIKQDRSRVVGVLGRYIARPVLERLVDTEQATPAATERRELTIFFSDIRGFTAWTERAEPDEVATRLNEYFTAMTPLIERHGGTLDKFIGDCIMVFFGAPAVAEDHALRAVRMALDMQREMTRLNENWARHGNEPLHIGIGIHTAYVTVGSFGSAAFLDYTVIGRGVNLAARIESQADGGKILISARTHSLVHEQVQTKPHHDLTLKGIPEPQVVFEVVGA from the coding sequence ATGAAAGGTCTGCTATTGCTCAAAGCACGCGCCATCCTTGGCGGTTTCATTGGCACGATCTTCGCCGCGCTGGCATGGTGCGGCGCGCTGGACTCGCTGGAGGATCTAACGGTGGACTACCGGTTGCGCCTGCGGAAGCCGCAGGTGGTTTCCGATGACGTGCGGCTGGTGGGCATCGGGGATCGCGATGTCGGCTCGCAGCTTGGCCGCTGGCCGTTTCCGCGTGCGGTGCATGGCGATGTGCTGAGCATTCTGAACGCCGCCGGTGCAAAGCACACCACCTTTGACGTGCTGTTCACCGAACCCTCGGCGGATGCGGAGCAGGATGCGCGACTGCAGGCCGCCATCGAAAAGCAGACCAATGTCACGCTGGCCTATCACTTTGAGGCCGCCGAGCCTGACTGGCATGCGCCCAAAGCGGAGAATCGCGCGCATTTCATCACGGATGCCAGCCGCTTTGGCCTGCGTGTGAACGAGCTGCATCTCGTGCGCGGACACATGCCGGTCGCGCCCTTCGCGAAGCTGCCGGTCAGTTATGGCGCGGTGAACGCCGTACCGGACGCCGATGGTGTCATCCGCCGGGTGCCGCTGTTCTTTGCGCATGACGGGCGTTTGTATCCCAGTCTGGCGATGCAGACGGTCATTGCCGCCCTGGGTCTGCGTGCGGATCAAATCAACATCGTGCCGGGAAAGGAAGTCACGCTGGTGGACACGCCGCGCGGCACGCTGCGCATTCCCATCGATGTCCAATGTCAGTATCGGGTCAATTTTCTCGGTGAACTCGGCGTTTTCATGCCGGCGTTTGAATACCTCGATCTCTATCAAGCGGTGCAGTCGCAGGAACTGGGTGCTCAGGTCGAGGCGGCGGTGAAAGATCGCATCGTTCTCGTCGGCCTCGTCAGCACGGGCAACACCGATGTGGTCAGTTCCTCCATCGGTCGCGTACCGGGCGTGGCTGTGCAGGCCACGGTGGTGAGCAACATCCTGACGGGCAGCCATCTGCATTTCCTGCCGCGCTGGCAGCAGGCGCTGCTCATCATCCTCGCGGGAGCGCTGCTCGGCCTCGGCATGTGGCCCGCGCGCTCGTGGTTGGGAATTGTCATTTTCCTTGTGATGACCGCCGTCTGGAGTGGTGTCGCCGTCCTAGCGGCCAGCGCGAACTTCATTCTGCCGGTGGTGCCTGCCTGGATGACCTTTGGCACGGCCACGCTGGCCCTACTGGGGCTGGAAGCCGCCGCCATTAAGCAGGATCGCTCGCGCGTGGTCGGTGTGCTGGGCCGCTACATCGCCCGTCCAGTGCTGGAACGCTTGGTGGACACGGAACAAGCCACCCCTGCCGCAACCGAGCGCCGTGAACTCACCATCTTCTTCTCGGACATTCGCGGCTTCACCGCCTGGACCGAACGTGCCGAGCCGGACGAGGTCGCCACACGTTTGAACGAGTACTTCACCGCCATGACCCCGCTCATCGAGCGCCACGGCGGCACGCTCGACAAGTTCATCGGCGACTGCATCATGGTGTTCTTCGGCGCGCCGGCAGTAGCTGAGGATCACGCCCTGCGTGCCGTGCGCATGGCGCTCGACATGCAGCGCGAGATGACCCGTCTGAACGAAAACTGGGCCAGGCACGGCAACGAGCCGCTGCATATCGGCATCGGCATTCATACCGCCTATGTCACCGTGGGCAGCTTTGGTTCTGCGGCCTTTCTCGATTACACCGTGATCGGCCGCGGCGTCAATCTCGCCGCCCGCATCGAATCCCAGGCTGACGGCGGCAAGATTCTCATCTCCGCCCGCACGCACTCGCTGGTGCATGAGCAGGTGCAGACCAAACCACATCATGATCTCACACTCAAAGGCATTCCCGAGCCACAGGTGGTGTTCGAGGTGGTGGGTGCTTGA
- a CDS encoding FecR family protein produces the protein MEAANLHACTLAVLLSIMCSDARAQTVVTVSQALPFASRGAVTSLAKGEIATAMVPPSGGTTETSITPAIPATLIAEGGRVVTGANSATSLLLGTTGTARMGADTAVQVPETTEKNHSLELLKGRLFMNISGEELKKRAAGEFRLKTPAALLAVKGTKFFTVSTDGTDTIGVHEGSVTVTEPGSGKSVILEAGNAVSASPGILSEMRAMTDEENGYAPEYAAADLVRTPIPVAIKSPVPNTKKLQILLFQNGQLSVVGEESVDHVHYGTSLDPKIGPYLDWRVLKSGRNSNPVSPKLSADGMLSYVWTAKQPGAAYQCFFDFGGQSGTNYSDDSYSRLNRINPRPMPKNLTGSPVAIVFRARSKNVSAAYFAGVEGRKFAKAWSGTANDGDWTEVIMIRDKRIIPDFPSSHLSLVGSFKQGSTAATVMAMDLADFVLLTTPK, from the coding sequence ATGGAAGCTGCGAATCTGCACGCCTGCACACTGGCCGTCTTGCTCTCGATCATGTGCAGCGATGCTCGTGCTCAAACCGTGGTGACAGTTTCGCAGGCGCTGCCCTTCGCCAGCCGCGGGGCTGTCACGTCGCTGGCGAAAGGCGAGATCGCCACCGCCATGGTTCCTCCCTCCGGCGGCACGACTGAAACCAGCATCACTCCCGCCATCCCTGCCACGCTGATTGCCGAAGGCGGCAGGGTTGTCACCGGGGCAAATAGCGCGACATCCTTGCTGCTCGGCACCACCGGAACCGCACGCATGGGTGCGGACACAGCGGTGCAGGTGCCTGAAACCACCGAGAAGAATCACAGTCTGGAATTGCTCAAAGGCCGGCTTTTTATGAACATCAGCGGCGAAGAGCTCAAAAAACGTGCCGCAGGCGAGTTTCGCCTGAAAACGCCCGCCGCGCTGCTCGCGGTGAAAGGCACCAAATTCTTCACGGTGAGCACCGACGGCACCGACACCATCGGCGTGCATGAAGGCAGCGTGACGGTGACGGAGCCCGGCAGCGGCAAAAGCGTCATATTGGAAGCCGGCAACGCCGTGAGCGCCAGCCCCGGCATTCTCAGCGAGATGCGGGCAATGACGGATGAAGAGAACGGCTACGCACCCGAATACGCCGCCGCCGACCTGGTGCGGACGCCCATACCCGTCGCCATCAAGAGTCCGGTGCCAAACACGAAGAAACTGCAGATCCTGCTGTTTCAAAACGGTCAGTTGTCCGTCGTTGGTGAGGAGAGCGTGGATCATGTCCATTACGGCACCAGCCTGGATCCCAAGATCGGCCCATATCTTGACTGGCGGGTGCTTAAATCTGGCCGCAACAGCAACCCGGTCTCACCCAAGCTGTCCGCTGATGGCATGCTGAGTTACGTCTGGACCGCAAAGCAGCCAGGCGCTGCTTATCAATGCTTCTTCGATTTCGGCGGCCAGAGCGGCACCAACTACAGCGATGACAGCTACAGCCGTTTAAACAGAATAAATCCTCGTCCTATGCCGAAAAACCTCACTGGCAGTCCAGTGGCCATCGTGTTTCGAGCGCGGAGTAAAAATGTGTCGGCTGCTTACTTTGCAGGGGTTGAAGGCAGGAAATTTGCCAAAGCTTGGTCTGGGACGGCCAATGATGGCGACTGGACTGAGGTGATAATGATACGCGACAAACGCATTATCCCAGACTTTCCCTCTTCACATCTTTCCTTGGTCGGCAGCTTCAAGCAAGGCTCCACCGCCGCCACCGTCATGGCGATGGACCTCGCCGATTTCGTGCTCCTGACCACGCCGAAGTAA
- a CDS encoding FecR family protein: protein MNTFLRGISVLAAGLSWQIHLCSAQTTTTTPTPPWFTKGAVPTDQVLVYAAKGMVKADTASGKGGTVNFDTNEANQTTGIVAAGDNAAISTGAGSSAAIILPTAGAAKLGAETEVRLPPKPDPKWTPKEQFDHERRSHSLELLKGRLFLNIDPEQVKQRGPATFRLKTPSALLAVKGTRFFAETTPAGEVVGVHEGEVIVYHPGGESSVALTAGQVVTVTATEISKPRNLNLDEKKLEPNYAEAQLRREPLKAEWKQPQHPYGKGTKSFHPDNKLGTEYQFALDVNAYGKQPIPAVAAELELDVRKIKRKAVALELVVRCWNLPHISISNAAFFAALTASSARSGDDHLPFQGSSNSAPKTSNTWEWTVVVPFDRAQTDKLPNPLLLKCGILDSIRQFNADPDKQPVIEITGITLITQEN, encoded by the coding sequence ATGAACACTTTTCTTCGTGGCATCAGTGTGCTGGCAGCAGGGCTGTCATGGCAAATTCACCTCTGTTCAGCCCAGACCACAACGACCACTCCCACCCCCCCGTGGTTCACCAAGGGCGCGGTTCCCACGGACCAAGTTCTCGTTTACGCCGCGAAGGGAATGGTGAAAGCCGATACCGCGTCAGGAAAAGGCGGCACAGTCAATTTCGACACAAACGAGGCGAATCAGACCACCGGCATTGTGGCCGCTGGTGACAATGCCGCGATCAGCACGGGGGCCGGTTCTTCCGCTGCCATCATTTTGCCCACTGCCGGAGCGGCGAAACTCGGTGCGGAAACGGAGGTTCGACTGCCACCGAAGCCTGATCCCAAATGGACGCCGAAAGAGCAGTTCGACCACGAACGCAGGAGTCACAGTTTGGAGCTGCTCAAGGGCCGGCTGTTCCTGAATATCGATCCTGAGCAGGTGAAGCAGCGCGGGCCTGCCACTTTCCGCCTCAAAACGCCTTCCGCGCTGCTCGCCGTCAAAGGCACCCGGTTTTTTGCCGAAACCACCCCCGCCGGGGAAGTGGTGGGCGTGCATGAGGGCGAGGTGATCGTGTATCATCCCGGTGGTGAATCGTCTGTCGCCCTGACCGCAGGTCAGGTGGTGACAGTCACCGCCACGGAAATTTCCAAGCCTCGCAACCTGAATCTCGACGAGAAAAAACTGGAGCCAAACTACGCCGAGGCACAACTGCGGCGCGAACCGCTGAAAGCGGAGTGGAAACAACCCCAGCACCCTTATGGCAAGGGCACCAAGAGTTTTCACCCCGACAACAAGCTTGGAACTGAATATCAGTTCGCCCTGGATGTGAATGCCTACGGCAAGCAGCCAATCCCTGCGGTGGCAGCCGAGCTCGAACTCGACGTCCGTAAAATCAAACGCAAGGCCGTGGCGCTGGAACTGGTGGTGCGGTGCTGGAACCTGCCACATATCTCCATTTCCAATGCAGCGTTTTTTGCGGCTCTCACAGCCTCGTCTGCCAGGAGCGGCGATGATCACCTGCCATTCCAAGGTTCTTCGAACAGCGCACCAAAGACATCGAACACCTGGGAATGGACCGTGGTTGTGCCGTTTGACCGCGCCCAGACTGACAAGTTGCCAAACCCTTTGCTCTTGAAGTGCGGCATCTTGGATTCCATCAGGCAGTTCAATGCTGATCCCGACAAGCAGCCCGTCATCGAAATCACCGGCATCACGCTGATCACGCAGGAGAATTAG
- the metK gene encoding methionine adenosyltransferase: MSRSYIFSSESVGEGHPDKVADTISDAILDACLAIDSKSRVACETFVKSNIVVVGGEITIPKLQNKKLGTTKPIDEVINVGQIIRNAVRGIGYTNVDDVFHADQIFINNYLTIQSPDIAQGVDAAEAEGKKHGEQGAGDQGIMFGYACDETPELMPAPIMFAHRLGRELTRIRKAGKLAKWLRPDAKSQVSVEYVDGKPTRIVNVVISTQHAADVSHAEIEKFCIEQVIKKVLPKNMLTKDTEYLINPTGKFVVGGPQGDSGLTGRKIIVDSYGGMGRHGGGAFSGKDPSKVDRSAAYMGRWVAKNVVASGLASKCEVQFAYAIGHPLPVSVHIDTFGTGTIDDGKILAAVLKVFSFKPADIVKQLNLLRPIYSKTTNYGHFGKIGDPDITWEITNKAEALKKAAK, translated from the coding sequence ATGTCCCGCTCTTACATTTTCTCGTCCGAGTCCGTCGGCGAAGGCCATCCTGACAAAGTTGCCGACACCATTTCCGACGCCATCCTCGACGCCTGCCTCGCCATCGACTCCAAGAGCCGCGTCGCCTGCGAAACCTTCGTGAAGAGCAACATCGTCGTCGTCGGTGGTGAGATCACCATTCCGAAGCTCCAGAACAAGAAGCTCGGCACCACCAAGCCCATTGATGAGGTCATCAACGTCGGCCAGATCATCCGCAACGCTGTCCGTGGCATCGGCTACACGAATGTGGACGACGTCTTCCACGCCGACCAGATCTTCATCAACAACTACCTCACCATCCAGAGCCCCGACATCGCCCAAGGCGTCGATGCCGCTGAAGCCGAAGGCAAAAAGCACGGCGAACAAGGCGCTGGCGACCAGGGCATCATGTTTGGTTATGCTTGTGACGAAACGCCGGAACTCATGCCTGCACCGATCATGTTTGCCCATCGCCTCGGCCGTGAGCTGACACGCATCCGCAAGGCCGGCAAACTCGCCAAGTGGCTGCGCCCCGACGCCAAGTCCCAGGTCTCCGTCGAATACGTCGATGGCAAACCCACCCGCATCGTGAACGTCGTCATCTCCACGCAGCACGCTGCGGACGTGAGCCACGCCGAGATCGAAAAGTTCTGCATCGAGCAGGTCATCAAGAAGGTGCTGCCGAAGAACATGCTCACCAAGGACACCGAGTATCTCATCAACCCGACCGGCAAGTTTGTCGTCGGCGGCCCGCAGGGCGACAGCGGCCTCACCGGTCGTAAAATCATCGTCGATAGCTACGGCGGCATGGGCCGTCACGGCGGTGGTGCCTTCTCCGGCAAAGACCCGTCCAAAGTGGACCGCAGCGCCGCCTACATGGGCCGCTGGGTCGCCAAAAACGTCGTCGCTTCCGGCCTCGCCTCGAAGTGCGAAGTGCAGTTCGCCTACGCCATCGGTCATCCGCTGCCCGTGAGTGTCCACATCGACACCTTCGGCACCGGCACCATTGACGACGGCAAGATCCTCGCCGCCGTCCTCAAAGTGTTCTCCTTCAAGCCTGCCGACATCGTCAAGCAGCTCAATCTGCTCCGCCCGATCTACTCGAAGACCACCAACTACGGTCACTTCGGCAAGATCGGTGATCCCGACATCACATGGGAAATCACCAACAAGGCCGAGGCCCTCAAGAAAGCCGCGAAGTAA
- a CDS encoding thioredoxin family protein, with protein MNKGNFHLWLVGAVMLYIGWIVFDMNRPGSSSGGTSSLSAVRTAKVPVLVEFYADWCGPCKVVGPMVDELAQELKGKAIVIRINVDEEPKLAREHGVRGIPAFIAYKSGRETGREVGGIPKERMRALLGL; from the coding sequence GTGAACAAGGGCAACTTCCATCTCTGGCTCGTCGGAGCCGTCATGCTCTACATCGGCTGGATCGTGTTCGACATGAACCGGCCGGGATCATCGTCGGGCGGCACGTCCTCGCTCTCCGCCGTGCGCACGGCCAAGGTGCCGGTGCTCGTCGAGTTCTATGCCGACTGGTGCGGTCCGTGCAAAGTCGTCGGCCCGATGGTCGATGAGCTTGCGCAAGAATTGAAAGGCAAGGCAATCGTGATCCGCATCAACGTCGATGAAGAGCCCAAGCTCGCCCGCGAGCATGGTGTGCGGGGCATCCCCGCCTTCATCGCCTACAAATCCGGTCGTGAGACTGGACGCGAAGTCGGCGGCATTCCGAAGGAACGCATGCGCGCACTGCTGGGGCTGTGA